In one Culex quinquefasciatus strain JHB chromosome 2, VPISU_Cqui_1.0_pri_paternal, whole genome shotgun sequence genomic region, the following are encoded:
- the LOC6042069 gene encoding angiotensin-converting enzyme: protein MTTTPTMSANPITILIVILAAAVLLDAGIVRQRRSESNEIPLTEQETKARVVLERCERRYQEGKAKETHAAWAYTSNLTEYNLIKNTEAATEFAAIQKSVAEELRQFDYRTFRNEDLKRRFKRLAVLGYAALPEDKFKELFGAVSSMESNYAKIKICSYRDNTNCHMTLDPEITELLGNSRDPEELKYYWVEWYNKAGKPTRESFQKYVDLNKESAKLNGFSNGAEVWLDEYDDPTFEQQVQDVITQIRPLYEQIHAYVRHKLRQKYGDAVVSKKGPIPIHLLGNMWGQTWEGIADLTTPFPEKKLLDVTDEMIEQGYTPLKMFQMGDDFFQSLNMTKLPQDFWDKSILEKPKDGRDLVCHASAWDFFATDDVRIKQCTRVNMREFFVVHHELGHIQYYLQYQHQPIEYRKGANPGFHEAVGDLLSLSVSTPKHLKQVGLLKDYEEDEQVKINQFYRSGVTKFVFLPFAYTLDKYRWSVFRGEIKPEEYNCRFWQLRSEYSGVEPPVVRTEQDFDPPAKYHVSADVEYLRYFVSYIIQFQFHKAACTLAGEYVPGDAEKTLNNCDIYRSAAAGNKIKEMLALGASKSWPDAMEVLTGERKMSADDILEYFKPLQDWLVEENKRLGAHVGWTATDKCVAQKFDFMP from the exons ATGACCACAACGCCGACAATGTCCGCAAATCCGATCACCATTTTGATCGTGATCCTTGCCGCGGCAGTCCTGCTTGACGCCGGTATTGTTCGCCAGCGACGATCTGAATCCAACGAGATTCCACTGACTGAGCAAGAAACCAAGGCCCGTGTGGTTCTGGAACGGTGCGAACGCCGCTACCAGGAGGGCAAAGCCAAAGAAACGCATGCGGCATGGGCGTACACGTCGAACCTGACCGAGTACAACCTGATCAAGAATACGGAGGCAGCGACCGAATTCGCTGCCATACAAAAG tcTGTGGCGGAGGAGCTGCGTCAGTTTGATTACCGAACGTTCAGGAATGAAGATCTGAAGCGACGGTTTAAGCGGTTGGCCGTGCTGGGCTATGCAGCGTTGCCGGAGGATAAGTTTAAGGAACTGTTTGGAGCGGTATCCAGCATGGAGTCGAATTACGCCAAGATCAAGATCTGCTCGTACCGTGACAATACAAACTGTCACATGACGCTGGATCCGGAGATTACGGAGCTGTTGGGGAACAGCCGTGACCCTGAAGAGCTCAAGTACTACTGGGTTGAGTGGTACAACAAGGCGGGAAAGCCTACCAGGGAGTCGTTCCAGAAATACGTTGATCTGAACAAGGAGTCGGCTAAGCTGAACGGTTTTAGCAACGGTGCCGAGGTTTGGCTGGACGAGTACGACGATCCAACGTTCGAGCAGCAGGTTCAGGACGTGATCACCCAGATCAGACCGCTGTACGAGCAGATCCATGCGTACGTTCGACACAAGTTGCGCCAGAAGTACGGCGATGCCGTCGTCTCGAAGAAGGGACCGATTCCGATTCATTTGCTGGGCAACATGTGGGGACAGACCTGGGAAGGAATCGCCGACTTGACGACTCCGTTCCCCGAGAAGAAGCTTCTGGACGTGACCGATGAGATGATTGAGCAGGGTTACACCCCGTTGAAGATGTTCCAGATGGGTGATGACTTCTTCCAGTCGCTGAACATGACCAAACTGCCACA GGACTTCTGGGACAAGAGCATCCTGGAGAAGCCGAAAGACGGACGCGACCTGGTTTGTCACGCCAGTGCGTGGGACTTCTTCGCCACGGACGACGTCCGTATCAAGCAGTGTACCCGGGTCAACATGCGCGAATTCTTCGTCGTTCACCACGAGTTGGGTCACATCCAGTACTACCTGCAGTACCAGCATCAACCGATCGAGTACCGCAAAGGAGCGAACCCGGGCTTCCACGAGGCCGTCGGTGACCTATTGTCGCTGTCCGTCTCCACCCCAAAACACCTCAAACAAGTCGGACTCCTCAAGGACTACGAAGAGGACGAACAGGTCAAGATCAACCAGTTCTACCGATCGGGCGTCACCAAGTTCGTGTTCCTCCCGTTCGCCTACACCTTGGACAAGTACCGCTGGAGTGTGTTCCGGGGTGAGATCAAACCAGAAGAGTACAACTGTCGCTTCTGGCAGCTTCGCAGCGAGTACTCCGGCGTTGAACCACCGGTGGTCCGCACCGAGCAGGACTTTGACCCTCCCGCCAAGTACCACGTCTCGGCGGACGTCGAATATCTGCGCTACTTTGTGTCCTACATCATCCAGTTCCAGTTCCACAAGGCCGCTTGCACGCTGGCAGGCGAGTACGTTCCCGGAGATGCGGAGAAGACGCTGAACAACTGCGACATCTATCGCAGTGCAGCCGCTGGAAACAAGATCAA GGAAATGCTCGCCCTCGGAGCCTCCAAGTCCTGGCCGGACGCGATGGAGGTGCTGACCGGGGAGCGTAAGATGAGCGCCGACGATATCCTGGAGTACTTTAAGCCGCTACAGGACTGGCTGGTGGAGGAAAACAAGCGGCTGGGGGCGCACGTCGGCTGGACGGCGACGGATA AATGTGTCGCGCAAAAGTTTGACTTTATGCCGTGA